The Vicia villosa cultivar HV-30 ecotype Madison, WI linkage group LG1, Vvil1.0, whole genome shotgun sequence genome includes a region encoding these proteins:
- the LOC131644662 gene encoding protein kinase dsk1-like isoform X2 translates to MVFEYLGDNLLTLIKYSDYRGMPINMVKEICYHILVGLDYLHRQLSIIHTDLKPENILLLSAIDPSKDPRKSGAPLILPNSKDKTLESTVSRDTKTSNGDLFKNHKKNIKRKAKQAAHGCAEKEASEGVDGNPETSGAVESSPHASSAREQTSNSAGTSKISDADEAKSKEQGNRRGSRQKLLASVDNKCKLVDFGNACWTYKQFTNDIQTRQYRCPEVILGSKYSTSADLWSFACICFELATGDVLFDPHSGDNFDRDEDHLALMMELLGMMPRKIALGGRYSRDFFNRYGDLRHIRRLRFWPLTKVLTEKYDFNEKDASDMSDFLVSILDFVPEKRPTAGQCLLHPWMNAGPRTLEPSVPSSNHNPAAETATSDQKNKDKDEREAMEAGMGNIAINSDCKPLMHSPSNKKPLKAAASSSS, encoded by the exons ATGGTTTTTGAGTATCTTGGGGATAACCTCCTAACTCTTATTAAGTATAGTGATTATCGTGGAATGCCTATTAACATGGTTAAAGAGATATGCTATCATATTTTGGTTGGATTGGATTACTTACATAGACAGCTTTCTATCATACATACGGACTTGAAGCCCGAAAATATCCTTCTTTTATCAGCGATAGATCCGTCTAAGGATCCTAGAAAATCTGGCGCTCCTCTTATTCTTCCTAACAGTAAAGACAAAACGCTAGAGTCGACGGTTTCAAGAGACACAAAAACATCCAATGGAGATTTGTTTAAGAATCataagaaaaatattaagagAAAGGCTAAGCAAGCAGCTCATGGATGTGCTGAGAAGGAAGCATCTGAAGGAGTTGATGGTAATCCTGAAACCTCTGGTGCTGTAGAATCATCTCCCCATGCAAGTTCTGCAAGAGAACAAACTTCTAATTCTGCTGGCACTAGTAAGATATCAGATGCTGATGAAGCGAAGTCAAAAGAGCAGGGCAACAGAAGAGGGAGCAGACAGAAACTGCTTGCCTCTGTTGATAACAAATGCAAGTTAGTTGACTTCGGTAATGCTTGCTGGACATATAAACAGTTTACAAATGATATTCAGACTAGGCAATATCGGTGCCCAGAGGTAATCCTTGGATCAAAATATTCTACATCAGCAGATCTTTGGTCGTTTGCTTGCATATGTTTTGAGCTTGCAACTGGAGACGTGTTATTTGATCCTCATAGTGGCGACAACTTTGATAGGGATGAG GACCACTTGGCATTAATGATGGAACTTCTTGGAATGATGCCGCGTAAG ATTGCACTAGGGGGGCGTTATTCCCGGGATTTCTTCAATAGATATGGTGATTTGAGACATATCCGTCGGTTACGATTCTGGCCGTTAACTAAAGTGCTCACGGAGAAGTATGATTTTAATGAGAAAGATGCAAGTGACATGAGTGACTTTTTGGTTTCTATCCTTGACTTTGTTCCTGAGAAACGACCTACAGCTGGTCAATGCCTGCTACATCCATGGATGAATGCAGGTCCGCGTACTTTGGAACCATCAGTGCCTTCTTCTAATCACAACCCTGCTGCTGAAACTGCTACTTCTGACCAGAAGAATAAGGACAAAGATGAGAGGGAGGCCATGGAGGCTGGAATGGGAAATATTGCTATCAATTCAGATTGTAAGCCACTAATGCATTCACCATCAAATAAAAAGCCTCTCAAGGCAGCAGCAAGTAGTTCATCATGA
- the LOC131644662 gene encoding protein kinase dsk1-like isoform X1 encodes MGDTNTESSDFTSEDEGTEDYRRGGYHAVRIGDTFNSGRYVVQSKLGWGHFSTVWLAWDTHHSRYVALKVQKSAQHYTEAALDEITILQQIAEGDKDDKKCVVKLLDHFKHFGPNGQHVCMVFEYLGDNLLTLIKYSDYRGMPINMVKEICYHILVGLDYLHRQLSIIHTDLKPENILLLSAIDPSKDPRKSGAPLILPNSKDKTLESTVSRDTKTSNGDLFKNHKKNIKRKAKQAAHGCAEKEASEGVDGNPETSGAVESSPHASSAREQTSNSAGTSKISDADEAKSKEQGNRRGSRQKLLASVDNKCKLVDFGNACWTYKQFTNDIQTRQYRCPEVILGSKYSTSADLWSFACICFELATGDVLFDPHSGDNFDRDEDHLALMMELLGMMPRKIALGGRYSRDFFNRYGDLRHIRRLRFWPLTKVLTEKYDFNEKDASDMSDFLVSILDFVPEKRPTAGQCLLHPWMNAGPRTLEPSVPSSNHNPAAETATSDQKNKDKDEREAMEAGMGNIAINSDCKPLMHSPSNKKPLKAAASSSS; translated from the exons ATGGGTGACACCAATACCGAAAGCAGCGATTTCACCTCCGAAGACGAAGGCACCGAAGATTACCGACGCGGCGGCTACCACGCCGTCCGAATCGGCGACACTTTCAACTCCGGTCGGTATGTCGTTCAGAGCAAGCTTGGGTGGGGCCATTTCTCTACTGTCTGGCTCGCTTGGGATACTCATCATTCT AGATATGTGGCTTTGAAAGTTCAAAAAAGTGCTCAGCATTACACCGAGGCTGCCCTAGATGAGATAACTATTTTGCAGCAGATTGCGGAGGGAGACAAGGATGATAAAAAATGTGTGGTTAAGCTTTTGGACCATTTCAAGCATTTTGGTCCGAATGGACAGCATGTTTGTATGGTTTTTGAGTATCTTGGGGATAACCTCCTAACTCTTATTAAGTATAGTGATTATCGTGGAATGCCTATTAACATGGTTAAAGAGATATGCTATCATATTTTGGTTGGATTGGATTACTTACATAGACAGCTTTCTATCATACATACGGACTTGAAGCCCGAAAATATCCTTCTTTTATCAGCGATAGATCCGTCTAAGGATCCTAGAAAATCTGGCGCTCCTCTTATTCTTCCTAACAGTAAAGACAAAACGCTAGAGTCGACGGTTTCAAGAGACACAAAAACATCCAATGGAGATTTGTTTAAGAATCataagaaaaatattaagagAAAGGCTAAGCAAGCAGCTCATGGATGTGCTGAGAAGGAAGCATCTGAAGGAGTTGATGGTAATCCTGAAACCTCTGGTGCTGTAGAATCATCTCCCCATGCAAGTTCTGCAAGAGAACAAACTTCTAATTCTGCTGGCACTAGTAAGATATCAGATGCTGATGAAGCGAAGTCAAAAGAGCAGGGCAACAGAAGAGGGAGCAGACAGAAACTGCTTGCCTCTGTTGATAACAAATGCAAGTTAGTTGACTTCGGTAATGCTTGCTGGACATATAAACAGTTTACAAATGATATTCAGACTAGGCAATATCGGTGCCCAGAGGTAATCCTTGGATCAAAATATTCTACATCAGCAGATCTTTGGTCGTTTGCTTGCATATGTTTTGAGCTTGCAACTGGAGACGTGTTATTTGATCCTCATAGTGGCGACAACTTTGATAGGGATGAG GACCACTTGGCATTAATGATGGAACTTCTTGGAATGATGCCGCGTAAG ATTGCACTAGGGGGGCGTTATTCCCGGGATTTCTTCAATAGATATGGTGATTTGAGACATATCCGTCGGTTACGATTCTGGCCGTTAACTAAAGTGCTCACGGAGAAGTATGATTTTAATGAGAAAGATGCAAGTGACATGAGTGACTTTTTGGTTTCTATCCTTGACTTTGTTCCTGAGAAACGACCTACAGCTGGTCAATGCCTGCTACATCCATGGATGAATGCAGGTCCGCGTACTTTGGAACCATCAGTGCCTTCTTCTAATCACAACCCTGCTGCTGAAACTGCTACTTCTGACCAGAAGAATAAGGACAAAGATGAGAGGGAGGCCATGGAGGCTGGAATGGGAAATATTGCTATCAATTCAGATTGTAAGCCACTAATGCATTCACCATCAAATAAAAAGCCTCTCAAGGCAGCAGCAAGTAGTTCATCATGA